A DNA window from Streptomyces sp. 71268 contains the following coding sequences:
- a CDS encoding replication-associated recombination protein A: MEPDLFTAAAEERQEKDPAASPLAVRMRPRTLDEVVGQQHVLRPGSPLRRLVGEGSGGPAGSSSVILWGPPGTGKTTLAYVVSQATQKRFVELSAITAGVKEVRAVIDGARRSSGGYGRETVLFLDEIHRFSKAQQDSLLPAVENRWVTLIAATTENPYFSVISPLLSRSLLLTLEPLTDDDLRSLLRRALTAERGLGGVVELPEDAEAHLLRIAGGDARRALTALEAGAGSAIAKGEPEITLATLEEAVDRAAVKYDRAGDQHYDVASALIKSIRGSDVDAALHYLARMIEAGEDPRFIARRLMISASEDIGMADPTALQTAVAAAQAVALIGYPEARIALGQATVALALAPKSNAAYLAIDAALADVRAGLAGPVPPHLRDGHYKGAQKLGHAQGYLYPHDLPGGIAAQQYAPDAVHGKRYYEPTRYGAEARYADVVERVRARLRGDPPPPAARAEQSEAKAAE; encoded by the coding sequence GTGGAGCCAGACCTGTTCACCGCCGCCGCCGAGGAGCGCCAGGAGAAGGACCCGGCCGCCAGCCCGCTGGCCGTCCGGATGCGTCCGCGCACGCTCGATGAAGTCGTGGGGCAGCAGCACGTGCTGCGCCCCGGTTCGCCGCTGCGTCGGCTGGTGGGGGAGGGGAGCGGCGGTCCGGCCGGGTCCTCGTCGGTCATCCTGTGGGGCCCGCCGGGCACCGGGAAGACGACGCTGGCCTACGTCGTCAGCCAGGCCACCCAGAAGCGCTTCGTGGAGCTGTCGGCGATCACCGCCGGCGTCAAGGAGGTGCGGGCCGTCATCGACGGCGCGCGCCGCAGCTCGGGCGGGTACGGCCGGGAGACGGTGCTCTTCCTGGACGAGATCCACCGCTTCAGCAAGGCCCAGCAGGACTCCCTGCTGCCCGCCGTGGAGAACCGCTGGGTCACCCTCATCGCGGCCACGACGGAGAACCCGTACTTCTCGGTCATCTCCCCGCTGCTCTCCCGCTCGCTGCTGCTCACGCTGGAGCCGCTGACCGACGACGACCTGCGGTCCCTGCTGCGGCGTGCGCTGACCGCCGAGCGCGGGCTCGGCGGCGTGGTGGAGCTGCCCGAGGACGCGGAGGCGCACCTGCTGCGGATCGCCGGCGGCGACGCCCGGCGGGCGCTGACGGCGCTTGAGGCGGGCGCGGGTTCGGCGATAGCCAAGGGCGAGCCGGAGATCACGCTGGCCACGCTGGAGGAGGCGGTCGACCGGGCGGCGGTGAAGTACGACCGGGCCGGCGACCAGCACTACGACGTGGCGAGCGCGCTCATCAAGTCCATCCGCGGCTCGGACGTGGACGCGGCGCTGCACTACCTGGCCCGCATGATCGAGGCGGGTGAGGACCCGCGGTTCATCGCCAGGCGGCTGATGATCTCGGCGAGCGAGGACATCGGCATGGCCGACCCGACGGCGCTCCAGACGGCGGTGGCCGCGGCGCAGGCGGTGGCCCTGATCGGCTACCCCGAGGCCCGGATAGCGCTCGGGCAGGCCACGGTGGCGCTCGCGCTCGCGCCCAAGTCGAACGCCGCGTACCTGGCCATCGACGCGGCCCTGGCCGACGTACGCGCCGGCCTGGCCGGCCCCGTCCCGCCGCACCTGCGCGACGGCCACTACAAGGGCGCCCAGAAGCTCGGCCACGCGCAGGGCTACCTCTACCCGCACGACCTGCCGGGCGGCATCGCCGCGCAGCAGTACGCGCCGGACGCGGTGCACGGCAAGCGGTACTACGAGCCGACGCGGTACGGGGCGGAGGCGCGCTACGCCGACGTCGTGGAGCGGGTCAGGGCCCGGCTGCGCGGCGACCCGCCGCCC
- a CDS encoding vitamin K epoxide reductase family protein, with amino-acid sequence MTTSALHRSDTDGDAEKTTPGGAVGGGRVFAWLLILSGAAGLLAAWIITLDKNHILEAKAEGKTYTPGCSINPIVSCGSIMESDQAEAFGFPNPMLGLVAYGIVIAVGVGVLVGARFPRWYWLTLNAGCLFGVGFCTWLQYQSLYEIGALCLWCCLAWAATILMFSYVTWFNVKHRFLPAPEGLRRGFLEFHWVLPVLWMGVIAMLILTKWKSQLWA; translated from the coding sequence ATGACGACTTCGGCACTTCACCGTTCTGACACGGACGGGGACGCGGAGAAGACCACCCCCGGCGGCGCCGTCGGCGGCGGCCGGGTCTTCGCCTGGTTGCTCATCCTCTCCGGCGCCGCGGGCCTGCTGGCCGCCTGGATCATCACCCTCGACAAGAACCACATCCTGGAGGCGAAGGCCGAGGGGAAGACCTACACCCCCGGCTGCAGCATCAACCCGATCGTCTCCTGCGGCAGCATCATGGAGAGCGACCAGGCCGAGGCGTTCGGCTTCCCGAACCCCATGCTCGGCCTGGTCGCCTACGGCATCGTCATCGCCGTGGGCGTGGGCGTGCTGGTTGGCGCGCGCTTCCCGCGCTGGTACTGGCTGACCCTGAACGCCGGCTGCCTGTTCGGCGTCGGCTTCTGCACCTGGCTGCAGTACCAGTCGCTGTACGAGATCGGCGCGCTGTGCCTGTGGTGCTGCCTGGCCTGGGCCGCCACCATCCTGATGTTCTCCTACGTGACGTGGTTCAACGTCAAGCACCGGTTCCTGCCGGCGCCCGAGGGGCTGCGCCGCGGGTTCCTGGAGTTCCACTGGGTGCTGCCGGTGCTGTGGATGGGCGTCATCGCGATGCTGATCCTCACCAAGTGGAAGAGCCAGCTCTGGGCCTGA
- the hisS gene encoding histidine--tRNA ligase has product MNAFTAPKGTYDLTPPDSATFLAVREALAAPLRRSGYGYIETPGFEHVELFSRGVGESTDIVTKEMYTLTTKGGTELALRPEGTASVLRAALERNLHKAGNLPVKLWYSGSYYRYERPQAGRYRHFSQVGAEAIGAEDPALDAELIILAVDAYRSLGLRDFRLLLNSLGDKECRPAYREALQGFLRGLDLDEDTRRRIEINPLRVLDDKREAVRKQLVGAPALRDHLCEACKVYHERVRQLLTAAGVVFEDDEKLVRGLDYYTRTTFEFIHDGLGSQSAVGGGGRYDGLSEMIGGPALPSVGWALGVDRTVLALRAEGVELELPAATEVYAVPLGEAARDVLFDLVTALRRAGVAADFAFGGKGLKNAMKSANRSGARFALVAGERDLAEGVVQLKDLASGDQTPVSLDAVVEELRARRG; this is encoded by the coding sequence GTGAACGCCTTCACCGCCCCCAAGGGCACGTACGACCTGACCCCGCCGGACTCCGCGACCTTCCTCGCGGTCCGCGAGGCGCTCGCCGCCCCGCTGCGCCGCTCCGGGTACGGCTACATCGAGACCCCCGGCTTCGAGCACGTCGAACTCTTCTCGCGCGGCGTCGGTGAGTCCACCGACATCGTGACCAAGGAGATGTACACCCTCACCACCAAGGGCGGCACCGAACTCGCGCTGCGCCCCGAGGGCACCGCGTCCGTGCTGCGCGCCGCCCTGGAGCGCAACCTGCACAAGGCCGGCAACCTGCCGGTCAAGCTCTGGTACTCGGGCTCGTACTACCGCTACGAGCGCCCGCAGGCGGGCCGCTACCGGCACTTCTCGCAGGTCGGTGCCGAGGCGATCGGCGCCGAGGACCCGGCCCTGGACGCCGAGTTGATCATCCTGGCCGTGGACGCCTACCGCTCGCTGGGGCTGCGGGACTTCCGCCTCCTGCTGAACTCGCTGGGCGACAAGGAGTGCCGGCCGGCCTACCGCGAGGCGCTGCAGGGCTTCCTGCGCGGACTCGACCTCGACGAGGACACCCGGCGGCGGATCGAGATCAACCCGCTGCGGGTGCTCGACGACAAGCGCGAGGCCGTGCGCAAGCAACTCGTCGGCGCGCCCGCGCTGCGCGACCACCTGTGCGAGGCGTGCAAGGTCTACCACGAGCGCGTACGTCAGTTGCTGACGGCCGCGGGCGTCGTCTTCGAGGACGACGAGAAGCTGGTGCGCGGGCTCGACTACTACACGCGTACCACGTTCGAGTTCATTCACGACGGGCTCGGATCGCAGTCCGCGGTGGGCGGCGGCGGGCGTTACGACGGCCTGTCCGAGATGATCGGCGGCCCGGCCCTGCCGTCGGTCGGCTGGGCGCTCGGCGTGGACCGCACGGTGCTCGCGCTGCGCGCCGAGGGCGTGGAACTGGAGCTGCCGGCAGCCACCGAGGTGTACGCGGTGCCACTCGGCGAGGCGGCCAGGGACGTGCTCTTCGACCTGGTCACAGCCCTGCGCCGGGCCGGTGTCGCCGCCGACTTCGCCTTCGGCGGCAAGGGCCTGAAGAACGCCATGAAGTCCGCGAACCGCTCCGGTGCCAGGTTCGCCCTGGTGGCGGGCGAACGCGACCTCGCCGAGGGCGTCGTTCAGTTGAAGGACCTGGCCAGCGGGGACCAGACACCTGTCTCCCTGGACGCCGTCGTGGAGGAACTGCGCGCACGGCGCGGTTGA
- a CDS encoding MBL fold metallo-hydrolase — protein sequence MLIAGFPAGAWGTNCYLVAPAAGEECVIIDPGHQAAEGVAETIAKHRLKPVAVILTHGHIDHVASVVPVCGAHDVPAWIHPADRYMMSDPEKALGRSIGMPLMGELTVGEPDDVKELSDGAALNLAGLELSVAHAPGHTKGSVTFRLPESADIPSVFFSGDLLFAGSIGRTDLPGGDHAEILESLARVCLPLDDSTVVLSGHGPQTSIGQERATNPYLRQVAAGLGGGPAAPRRGM from the coding sequence GTGCTCATTGCTGGGTTCCCTGCCGGGGCCTGGGGGACCAACTGCTACCTGGTCGCCCCCGCCGCCGGCGAGGAGTGCGTGATCATCGACCCGGGCCACCAGGCCGCCGAGGGCGTCGCGGAGACCATCGCCAAGCATCGGCTCAAGCCCGTGGCCGTCATCCTCACCCACGGCCACATCGACCACGTGGCCTCGGTGGTCCCGGTGTGCGGGGCGCACGACGTACCGGCCTGGATCCACCCGGCCGACCGCTACATGATGAGCGACCCGGAGAAGGCGCTCGGCCGTTCCATCGGGATGCCGCTGATGGGGGAGCTGACCGTCGGCGAGCCCGACGACGTCAAGGAGCTCTCCGACGGCGCGGCCCTGAACCTGGCCGGTCTGGAGCTGTCCGTCGCGCACGCGCCCGGCCATACCAAGGGGTCGGTGACCTTCCGGCTGCCCGAGAGCGCCGACATCCCGTCGGTCTTCTTCTCGGGCGACCTGCTCTTCGCCGGCTCCATCGGACGCACCGACCTGCCCGGCGGTGACCACGCCGAGATCCTTGAGTCGCTGGCCCGCGTGTGCCTGCCGCTCGACGACTCGACCGTGGTGCTGTCCGGTCACGGTCCCCAGACCAGCATCGGCCAGGAGCGCGCCACCAACCCGTACCTGCGGCAGGTGGCCGCCGGCCTCGGAGGCGGCCCGGCCGCCCCGCGACGAGGAATGTGA
- a CDS encoding peptidylprolyl isomerase, translating into MVSQEQRRRQLAREKLERQQQRRAAARSKTQKRNAAIAGGIVLALVAGLVVAAVGLFDSDDKDKKDTVADPCAKPAPGAPSGQTWKKEPKLTIDRSAEYTMELATTCGDITIGLDAKNAPHTVNSFNFLAGKGYFDHTKCHRLTDQGIYVLQCGDPKGDGTGTPGYTIPDENLKDPKLKGNVYPAGTIAMANRYNPQPPKGESKNEDSGGSQFFIVYQDSELPPYYTPFGTLKGGEDVLKKITKAGATAPDPQTGNTAPIATVVINKATVKRS; encoded by the coding sequence GTGGTCAGTCAGGAGCAGCGGCGACGGCAGCTCGCCCGCGAGAAGCTGGAGCGTCAGCAGCAGCGCAGGGCGGCCGCTCGGTCCAAGACCCAGAAGCGCAACGCCGCGATCGCGGGCGGCATCGTGCTGGCGCTGGTCGCCGGCCTGGTGGTGGCGGCGGTGGGCCTCTTCGACTCGGACGACAAGGACAAGAAGGACACCGTCGCCGACCCGTGCGCCAAGCCGGCCCCGGGCGCTCCGTCGGGGCAGACCTGGAAGAAGGAGCCGAAGCTCACGATCGACAGGTCGGCCGAGTACACGATGGAGCTGGCGACCACCTGCGGCGACATCACCATCGGGCTGGACGCGAAGAACGCCCCGCACACGGTGAACTCCTTCAACTTCCTGGCCGGCAAGGGGTACTTCGACCACACCAAGTGCCACCGGCTGACCGACCAGGGCATCTACGTGCTGCAGTGCGGCGACCCCAAGGGCGACGGCACCGGCACGCCCGGGTACACCATCCCGGACGAGAACCTGAAGGACCCGAAGCTCAAGGGGAACGTCTACCCGGCGGGCACGATCGCCATGGCCAACCGCTACAACCCGCAGCCGCCCAAGGGCGAGAGCAAGAACGAGGACAGCGGCGGCAGCCAGTTCTTCATCGTGTACCAGGACAGCGAGCTGCCTCCGTACTACACGCCGTTCGGCACGCTCAAGGGCGGCGAGGACGTGTTGAAGAAGATCACCAAGGCTGGCGCGACGGCCCCCGACCCGCAGACGGGGAACACCGCGCCGATCGCCACCGTGGTGATCAACAAGGCGACCGTCAAGCGGTCTTGA